From Flavipsychrobacter sp., a single genomic window includes:
- a CDS encoding beta-ketoacyl-[acyl-carrier-protein] synthase family protein: MATKAYIVNTGIITAIGNNSDECKQALIEGKSGIGYADHLATHWQKEIPVGEVKKTNEELAEIVGVSKEWPRTALLSAIAVQEAWGPYQEKSDGLRVGFYSANTVGGMDLTEGVYDAFKQDANSVDCNKIINHECGAITELVATHFNINDFVTTISTACSSSANSIMMAAQMIEAGMLDVAIAGGADGLSKFTLNGFNTLMILDREECQPFDNNRRGLNLGEGAGYVVLMSEKALKHFDAEGQCFVSGFANANDAFHQTASSPDGIGNQLAMTNALKRAGLKPEDIDYINLHGTGTANNDSAEGMAIEKVFKGMIPLASSTKAYTGHTLGAAGGVEAVFSVMSIKEGIVYPNMRWKTQMEDVTWKPVTELMTGQNINNVLSNSFGFGGNCSSLILSKC; this comes from the coding sequence ATGGCTACAAAAGCTTATATAGTAAATACAGGTATCATTACTGCTATTGGTAATAACAGCGACGAATGCAAGCAAGCATTAATTGAAGGCAAGTCTGGTATAGGTTATGCAGACCATTTGGCTACGCATTGGCAAAAGGAGATACCTGTAGGTGAAGTAAAGAAGACGAATGAAGAGTTAGCAGAAATTGTAGGCGTTAGTAAGGAATGGCCTCGAACGGCCTTGTTAAGTGCTATTGCCGTTCAAGAGGCATGGGGGCCTTATCAAGAAAAATCAGATGGTTTGCGTGTAGGGTTTTATTCCGCTAATACAGTTGGTGGAATGGATTTGACTGAAGGAGTGTATGATGCTTTTAAGCAGGATGCCAATAGTGTGGATTGTAATAAGATCATAAATCATGAGTGTGGTGCGATAACAGAATTAGTTGCAACACATTTTAATATCAATGATTTTGTAACAACCATTAGTACGGCTTGTTCTTCTTCTGCAAATAGTATTATGATGGCTGCGCAAATGATAGAAGCAGGTATGTTAGATGTTGCAATTGCTGGCGGTGCAGATGGGTTGTCAAAATTTACTTTAAATGGTTTTAATACCCTTATGATATTAGATAGGGAAGAATGCCAACCATTTGATAACAATAGAAGAGGGCTGAATCTTGGGGAAGGTGCAGGATATGTTGTGTTAATGAGTGAGAAAGCGCTAAAGCATTTTGATGCCGAAGGGCAGTGTTTTGTAAGTGGCTTTGCAAATGCCAATGACGCATTTCACCAGACTGCTTCATCTCCTGATGGCATTGGGAATCAACTAGCAATGACCAATGCATTGAAAAGAGCAGGATTAAAACCGGAAGATATAGACTACATCAATCTGCACGGAACAGGAACAGCAAATAATGATAGCGCTGAGGGTATGGCAATAGAAAAAGTGTTTAAAGGGATGATACCTTTAGCCTCATCAACAAAAGCTTATACAGGGCATACCTTGGGTGCTGCGGGTGGAGTAGAGGCTGTGTTTTCTGTTATGAGTATAAAGGAAGGTATTGTATATCCAAACATGAGATGGAAAACTCAAATGGAAGATGTTACGTGGAAGCCAGTTACAGAGTTGATGACTGGTCAAAATATTAATAACGTTTTATCTAACTCTTTTGGTTTTGGAGGTAATTGTTCCTCTTTAATTTTATCAAAGTGCTAA
- a CDS encoding NAD(P)/FAD-dependent oxidoreductase, translating to MSILNEVDVLVIGAGPSGSIAASIMHQNGLSVQVVEKMKFPRFVIGESLLPRCMEALEEAKLLDVVKQQGFQQKDGARFVKGDRKCDFNFSQQFTPGWKWTWQVPRADFDTALASECEKMGINIAYETGVTDIKFHNDHSITTVETKEGFKEIKAKFIVDGSGYGRVIPRMFGLERAAKLPPKKALFCHITDPKRAQVHEPNRIIAIVHNPSTWIWVIPFSNGNTSVGFVGDPDFFDQFEDTPEEQLRALIATEPTIADRFVDADFVWEPRVLQSWSVTTDSFYGDGYVLTGNVTEFLDPIFSSGVTLAAVSAQLAAHLVIRTLKGEKVDWQKEYMDKMMQGIDVFRTYVDCWYDGTLHEIFFTPNPREDIKGQICSVLAGYVWDEDNPFVKNHEKNVKGLAKYLAATGNN from the coding sequence ATGAGTATCCTAAATGAAGTAGATGTTTTAGTTATTGGCGCAGGGCCATCTGGCAGTATTGCAGCGTCTATTATGCATCAAAACGGGTTGTCTGTTCAGGTAGTTGAAAAGATGAAATTCCCTCGTTTTGTAATAGGTGAAAGTCTGCTACCCCGATGTATGGAGGCTCTTGAAGAGGCAAAGCTATTAGATGTAGTTAAACAGCAAGGGTTTCAACAAAAGGATGGTGCAAGATTTGTAAAAGGTGATAGGAAGTGTGACTTTAATTTTTCTCAGCAATTTACCCCGGGGTGGAAATGGACTTGGCAAGTGCCACGCGCAGATTTTGATACGGCTTTAGCTAGTGAGTGTGAGAAAATGGGGATTAATATTGCATATGAAACGGGAGTCACAGATATTAAGTTTCATAATGACCATTCAATAACTACGGTAGAGACAAAAGAAGGTTTTAAGGAGATAAAGGCGAAGTTTATAGTAGATGGTAGTGGATATGGAAGGGTAATCCCAAGAATGTTTGGGCTTGAGAGAGCGGCAAAGTTGCCACCAAAGAAAGCACTTTTCTGCCATATAACAGACCCTAAAAGGGCACAGGTACATGAACCCAATAGAATAATAGCAATAGTACATAATCCAAGTACTTGGATATGGGTAATCCCTTTCTCTAACGGCAATACTTCTGTAGGTTTTGTTGGAGATCCAGACTTTTTTGATCAATTTGAAGACACTCCAGAAGAACAATTGAGAGCACTAATAGCTACAGAACCAACAATAGCAGATAGATTTGTAGATGCTGATTTTGTATGGGAGCCTAGAGTGTTACAGAGCTGGAGCGTTACTACTGACTCCTTTTATGGAGATGGCTATGTGTTGACAGGAAATGTAACTGAGTTTTTAGATCCAATTTTTTCATCAGGAGTTACACTGGCAGCAGTGTCTGCTCAATTAGCTGCTCATTTAGTAATAAGAACATTAAAAGGGGAAAAGGTTGATTGGCAAAAAGAGTACATGGATAAGATGATGCAAGGTATTGATGTGTTCAGAACATATGTTGATTGTTGGTATGATGGAACTTTGCATGAGATATTCTTTACCCCTAATCCCAGAGAAGATATAAAGGGACAGATATGTTCGGTATTGGCAGGGTATGTTTGGGATGAGGATAACCCATTTGTGAAAAACCATGAGAAGAATGTGAAAGGTTTGGCAAAATATCTTGCTGCAACTGGGAATAATTAA
- a CDS encoding class I SAM-dependent methyltransferase, with the protein MTKNATPKAGLFEKDSKSALDAISQAQFIAFAPYIFQASVLLRDSNILKIVEESRLNGITLEDIVAQVDMSHYGARILLEAGLGIGLVYRKEGKYFLAKTGHFFINQAMTRVNTNFMKDVCYDGAADLESSIKDSKPNGLKHLGDWSTIYQGLSLLKEPAKTSWFDFDHFYSDNVFPEALPLVFERQPKRIMDIGANTGKFTLACLNHNANVEVGLVDLQVQLNVAEGNIKEAGFADRVQYHERNVLDKDSELPEGYDVIWMSQFLDCFADNEIVFILEKCHRALAEGGSIFINETFWDRQQFEASALSLQMTSLYFTTMANGNSQMYDSKVFLTLIDKAGFEIVRDIDNVGQSHTILELRKK; encoded by the coding sequence ATGACAAAAAATGCTACCCCTAAAGCGGGTTTATTTGAAAAAGATAGCAAATCGGCTTTAGATGCCATTTCACAAGCACAGTTTATTGCATTCGCACCCTATATTTTCCAGGCATCTGTGCTGTTGAGAGATAGTAATATTTTAAAAATAGTAGAGGAGTCTCGATTAAATGGTATAACACTTGAAGATATTGTAGCTCAAGTAGATATGTCTCATTATGGTGCGCGTATATTGTTAGAGGCGGGTTTAGGTATAGGGCTTGTATATAGAAAAGAAGGGAAGTATTTTTTAGCTAAGACAGGTCACTTTTTTATCAACCAAGCAATGACAAGAGTCAATACAAACTTTATGAAAGATGTTTGTTATGACGGAGCGGCTGATTTAGAAAGTTCAATAAAAGATAGCAAGCCAAATGGGTTAAAGCATTTGGGAGACTGGTCAACTATTTATCAGGGTCTTTCACTTTTAAAAGAGCCTGCTAAAACGAGTTGGTTTGATTTTGACCATTTTTATTCTGATAATGTGTTCCCTGAAGCCCTTCCATTGGTATTCGAGCGTCAGCCTAAGCGAATTATGGATATAGGTGCTAATACAGGTAAGTTCACCTTAGCATGTTTAAATCATAATGCTAACGTTGAAGTAGGGTTGGTAGACCTACAAGTTCAACTAAATGTTGCTGAAGGTAATATTAAAGAAGCAGGCTTTGCAGACAGAGTGCAGTATCATGAGCGTAATGTTCTGGATAAGGATAGTGAGTTGCCTGAAGGTTATGATGTGATTTGGATGAGTCAATTCTTAGACTGTTTTGCAGATAATGAAATTGTGTTTATACTGGAAAAATGTCATCGAGCATTAGCTGAAGGAGGAAGTATATTTATTAATGAGACGTTCTGGGATAGGCAACAGTTTGAGGCTTCGGCATTGAGCTTACAAATGACATCGTTATACTTTACTACCATGGCCAACGGTAATAGCCAAATGTATGATAGTAAGGTGTTTTTGACATTGATAGACAAAGCTGGTTTTGAAATAGTGAGAGATATAGATAATGTCGGTCAAAGTCACACAATATTAGAGTTACGTAAGAAGTAA
- a CDS encoding cytochrome c, giving the protein MRQLIACGALLLVSCGNAESSSNSTSEEKKAVPVYDYGKELYTQNCTQCHIVNKDMIGPALKGALARWDNDTVALRSFVKNSTMAITSGNPRAVEVYNKWNKAMMTPMPHLTDEDIDAILDYVERAE; this is encoded by the coding sequence ATGAGACAATTAATTGCTTGCGGCGCACTACTTCTAGTTTCATGTGGTAATGCTGAAAGTTCTAGCAATAGTACTAGCGAGGAGAAAAAAGCTGTTCCAGTATATGATTATGGTAAAGAATTATATACTCAAAACTGTACACAATGCCATATTGTAAACAAAGATATGATTGGACCTGCATTAAAAGGTGCTCTAGCTAGATGGGATAATGATACAGTTGCGCTAAGGTCGTTTGTGAAAAATTCAACAATGGCAATAACAAGTGGTAATCCTCGTGCGGTTGAAGTCTACAATAAATGGAATAAAGCCATGATGACACCAATGCCTCATCTTACAGATGAAGATATTGATGCTATATTAGACTATGTAGAAAGAGCAGAATAA
- the lepB gene encoding signal peptidase I, whose translation MRLAFWKKKKEKDVKKSWWREWLDAGLFAIIAATLIRMFFIEAYTIPTGSMEGSLLVNDYLFVSKLAYGARTPMTPLAVPLVHNKMPLSDGESYSTAVQWGYHRLPGFGKVKRNDIVVFNFPNGDTIIKEFAESDYYSLCREYGRSQVLGRYTALARPVDKTDNYIKRCVAVAGDKIEIKNGVVYINGKKGEVFPHAQSTYKVTTNGNSVSLDLLEEEGIETPEFIGGGIYVFKLQNRHIPILKALPQVVNIEPVNDMAGVPPARPIDWVFPHDTVNFKWNKDHYGPLLIPKKGATVQLTPQNIAIYRRIIGHYEGNDFREENGRFFVNGQETNSYTFKMDYYWMMGDNRHNSLDSRFWGFVPEDHVVGKASFVWFSHENGIRWSRLLRSVKTLSE comes from the coding sequence ATGCGACTAGCGTTCTGGAAAAAGAAAAAAGAAAAAGATGTAAAGAAATCATGGTGGAGAGAGTGGCTTGATGCTGGCCTTTTTGCCATTATAGCTGCTACATTGATCCGTATGTTTTTCATTGAAGCCTATACTATACCTACGGGGTCAATGGAGGGAAGTTTGTTAGTCAACGACTATTTGTTTGTAAGTAAGCTTGCATATGGAGCGCGTACACCCATGACTCCTTTGGCTGTACCTCTTGTTCATAACAAAATGCCATTGTCTGATGGGGAATCGTATTCTACTGCAGTACAATGGGGTTATCATAGGTTGCCGGGTTTCGGTAAGGTGAAACGTAATGATATAGTTGTGTTTAACTTCCCTAATGGAGATACGATCATTAAAGAGTTTGCTGAAAGTGACTATTACTCATTATGTAGGGAGTATGGAAGGAGTCAAGTGCTAGGACGCTATACCGCACTTGCACGTCCTGTTGACAAAACAGATAACTATATAAAAAGATGTGTAGCTGTAGCAGGGGATAAAATAGAGATCAAGAATGGTGTAGTGTATATTAATGGTAAGAAAGGGGAAGTCTTTCCTCATGCTCAAAGTACCTATAAGGTGACAACTAATGGAAATTCTGTTTCCTTGGACTTATTAGAGGAAGAAGGTATTGAAACTCCTGAATTTATAGGTGGAGGTATATATGTATTTAAATTGCAGAATAGGCATATCCCTATTCTTAAAGCCCTACCACAAGTAGTAAACATAGAACCAGTGAATGATATGGCAGGTGTTCCTCCTGCAAGACCAATTGATTGGGTGTTCCCTCACGATACGGTAAACTTTAAGTGGAATAAGGACCATTATGGCCCATTATTGATACCTAAAAAAGGTGCTACTGTACAATTAACGCCTCAAAATATTGCTATTTATAGAAGAATTATTGGTCATTATGAAGGCAATGACTTCAGAGAAGAGAATGGTAGATTTTTCGTAAACGGACAGGAAACCAATAGTTATACATTTAAGATGGACTATTACTGGATGATGGGTGACAACAGGCATAATTCTCTAGACTCTCGTTTTTGGGGTTTTGTTCCAGAAGATCATGTTGTGGGTAAGGCATCATTTGTGTGGTTCAGTCATGAGAATGGAATACGTTGGAGTAGATTATTAAGAAGTGTTAAAACCCTGAGCGAATAA
- a CDS encoding NAD(P)/FAD-dependent oxidoreductase, producing MSRSVTILGAGLVGSLLAVILRKRGHEVTIYERRPDMRSASLSAGKSINLAMSVRGWKALDLAGLRKDIEDLAIPMYGRALHQADGASAFQQYGKNNEAIYSVSRGELNKRLMTLAEQEGATIHFEQKCIDVDIEKNVITLEDINTNKTQTIESDLIFGADGAFSALRNAYTHTNRVDASHHYLKHGYKELSIPPNEDGSMKMQKEALHIWPRKNFMMIALPNTDGTFTCTLFLPFEGDISFEKLTNEEEVMAFFKEHFPDAVPLMPTLIEDFFNNPTSSLITTHVDPWHFGDKNALIGDAAHAIVPFYGQGMNAGFEDCTILAGLMDKYDKDWNTILEEYDNMRKPNGNAVAELALINFVEMRDKVADESFLLRKKIEKELGRRYPEQFISVYEMVSFSHIPYHTAISCIHAQDELLQNIMAKGNFFDSLENSDYIAQLNKWVSDYHQSVQQLDFGHDA from the coding sequence ATGAGTCGTTCAGTTACAATATTAGGTGCAGGGCTAGTAGGTTCTTTACTTGCAGTTATACTTAGAAAACGTGGTCACGAAGTTACTATATACGAACGAAGACCCGACATGCGTAGTGCCTCTCTGTCAGCGGGGAAGTCCATTAACCTTGCAATGAGTGTGCGTGGCTGGAAAGCATTAGACCTTGCGGGGTTAAGAAAAGACATAGAAGATTTAGCTATACCTATGTATGGCAGAGCATTACACCAAGCGGATGGAGCCTCTGCCTTCCAACAATATGGCAAGAACAATGAGGCTATCTATTCTGTAAGTCGTGGAGAGCTAAATAAACGACTAATGACCCTAGCAGAACAAGAAGGTGCTACCATACACTTTGAACAAAAGTGTATCGATGTTGATATTGAAAAAAATGTTATTACACTTGAAGATATCAATACTAATAAAACACAAACAATAGAATCAGACTTGATCTTTGGTGCAGATGGCGCTTTCTCTGCTCTTAGAAATGCATATACACATACCAATAGAGTTGATGCTTCTCATCATTACTTAAAGCATGGCTACAAGGAGCTATCTATTCCACCTAATGAGGACGGAAGTATGAAGATGCAAAAAGAAGCCTTGCATATTTGGCCTCGTAAGAACTTCATGATGATTGCCCTTCCTAATACAGATGGGACATTTACATGCACTTTATTTCTACCTTTTGAGGGGGATATATCCTTTGAAAAGTTAACGAATGAGGAGGAGGTAATGGCATTCTTTAAAGAACACTTCCCTGATGCTGTTCCATTAATGCCAACATTAATAGAAGATTTTTTTAATAACCCTACATCTTCTCTTATTACTACACACGTAGACCCTTGGCATTTTGGCGATAAAAATGCACTTATTGGAGATGCTGCACATGCTATTGTACCTTTTTATGGACAAGGCATGAATGCCGGCTTTGAAGACTGTACCATTTTGGCTGGCCTAATGGATAAGTATGACAAGGACTGGAATACTATTCTAGAAGAGTATGACAATATGCGCAAACCCAATGGGAACGCAGTTGCTGAGCTAGCCCTTATTAATTTTGTAGAGATGCGTGATAAAGTAGCAGACGAAAGTTTTCTTCTACGCAAAAAAATAGAAAAAGAATTGGGAAGGCGCTACCCTGAACAATTTATTTCTGTATACGAAATGGTATCCTTTAGCCACATACCATATCATACAGCCATAAGCTGTATTCATGCTCAAGATGAGCTCCTACAAAACATAATGGCTAAAGGCAACTTTTTTGACAGCTTAGAAAACAGTGATTATATAGCACAACTAAACAAATGGGTGAGTGACTATCACCAGTCTGTGCAACAATTGGATTTTGGACATGATGCCTGA
- the recJ gene encoding single-stranded-DNA-specific exonuclease RecJ, which translates to MMPDKRWTLKAVDEQVAKNIQEALKIHPQLCNILAQRGVTNFDSAKAFFRPKLSQLHDPFLMKDMQKAVTRISEAIEWHERILVYGDYDVDGTTSVSLVYSFLKAQYEGELGYYIPHRYREGYGISKMGIDYAKEHGYTLMITLDCGIKSYDLIKYAQSIGIDVIVCDHHTPDKDIPPAVAILNPKQQDCDYPYKELSGCGIGFKLAQALAKHWQLPEENYLQYLDLVATSIAADVVPIDGENRILAFYGLKRVNENPSLGIKTLMELADVKKTMTISDLVFVIGPRVNAAGRMDDAKKAVELFIEEDIEKSYEHAEALKSDNEDRREIDKSTSEEALAMLNNDPNRLLKKSTVLYQEHWHKGVVGIVASRLIDHYYRPTIILTKSNDLVAGSARSVAGFNVYDAIHECRDLLENYGGHFYAAGMTMPPENVDAFIKRFEEVVSESITPDLLVPEIEIDAELKLCDITQPFYNILKQIAPFGPTNMRPVFMTRCVSDYKGYSKVVKDLHIKFCVHQHDGTVMDGIGFNMAEKFDIVSSGLFDIVYTIHENEFNGRVNLQMRVVDIRYPQ; encoded by the coding sequence ATGATGCCTGATAAAAGATGGACATTAAAAGCCGTTGATGAACAGGTAGCCAAGAATATACAAGAAGCACTAAAAATACACCCTCAACTATGTAATATACTAGCACAAAGAGGAGTAACTAATTTTGACAGTGCAAAAGCTTTCTTTAGACCGAAGTTGTCACAACTACACGACCCCTTCTTAATGAAGGATATGCAGAAGGCTGTAACCCGTATTTCAGAAGCTATAGAATGGCACGAACGCATACTGGTTTATGGTGATTATGATGTAGACGGGACAACTTCTGTATCTCTTGTATACTCTTTTCTTAAAGCTCAATACGAAGGGGAATTAGGATACTATATTCCACATCGCTACCGCGAAGGTTATGGTATTTCTAAAATGGGGATAGACTATGCTAAAGAGCATGGCTATACATTAATGATAACTCTTGATTGCGGCATTAAATCTTACGATCTAATAAAGTACGCACAATCAATAGGTATAGATGTCATTGTATGCGACCACCATACTCCCGATAAAGATATACCACCCGCTGTTGCTATTCTTAACCCAAAACAGCAAGACTGTGATTACCCTTATAAAGAGCTAAGCGGTTGTGGCATCGGTTTTAAACTAGCTCAAGCACTGGCAAAACATTGGCAGCTCCCTGAGGAAAACTATTTACAGTATTTAGACCTTGTAGCCACAAGCATTGCGGCAGACGTAGTACCTATAGACGGAGAAAATAGAATACTAGCATTTTATGGACTAAAAAGGGTAAATGAAAACCCTTCACTCGGTATCAAAACCTTAATGGAATTAGCCGACGTTAAGAAAACCATGACCATATCAGATCTGGTTTTTGTAATAGGGCCTAGAGTAAATGCAGCAGGCAGGATGGACGATGCCAAAAAAGCAGTAGAGCTCTTTATTGAAGAAGATATAGAAAAGTCTTATGAGCATGCAGAGGCCTTGAAATCGGACAATGAGGACAGAAGAGAAATAGACAAAAGCACATCTGAAGAGGCTTTAGCAATGCTAAACAATGACCCTAATCGCCTTCTAAAAAAATCTACTGTTCTATATCAAGAGCATTGGCACAAAGGAGTAGTTGGCATAGTGGCATCAAGGCTTATTGATCATTACTATCGTCCAACAATTATACTGACTAAATCAAACGATCTAGTAGCTGGTTCTGCTCGCTCTGTAGCGGGCTTTAATGTATACGATGCCATACATGAATGCCGCGACTTATTGGAGAATTACGGAGGACACTTCTATGCAGCCGGCATGACCATGCCACCTGAAAATGTAGACGCCTTTATTAAACGGTTTGAAGAGGTTGTTTCAGAAAGCATCACACCAGACCTGCTGGTACCTGAAATAGAAATTGATGCTGAGTTAAAACTCTGCGACATAACTCAGCCTTTCTATAATATTTTAAAACAGATAGCACCATTCGGGCCAACAAATATGCGTCCTGTATTCATGACGCGCTGTGTAAGTGATTATAAAGGCTATTCAAAAGTAGTGAAGGACCTACATATTAAATTTTGTGTGCATCAACACGATGGTACTGTAATGGATGGCATTGGCTTCAACATGGCCGAAAAATTTGACATCGTATCTTCAGGGCTTTTTGACATCGTTTATACGATACATGAAAATGAATTTAATGGTCGTGTGAATTTACAAATGAGGGTGGTTGACATTAGATATCCTCAGTAG
- a CDS encoding PfkB family carbohydrate kinase: MSLTIVGSMAFDALETPFGKVDRIIGGSATYAAWAASNFTKNIKQVSIIGGDFPKEEIQKLEDRGVQFEGVEVVEDGKSFFWSGRYHMDMNTRDTLVTELNVLEQFNPQIPDSYQDSEFLFLGNLTPDVQMQVIDQMKERPKLVVMDTMNFWMDIALDGLKAVLKKVDVLMVNDSEARQLSGEYSLVKAAQKIHEMGPKFVIIKKGEHGALLFNDKNVFFAPALPLEDVFDPTGAGDTFAGGFMGHIAATKDVSFENMKTAIIVGSALASFCVEKFGPNRLQELNSSDIQARINEFVDLVNFDIVVS; encoded by the coding sequence ATGTCTTTAACGATAGTAGGCTCAATGGCCTTCGATGCATTAGAAACCCCATTTGGAAAGGTAGACCGCATAATAGGTGGATCTGCAACATACGCAGCTTGGGCAGCATCAAATTTTACTAAAAATATTAAGCAAGTGTCTATCATCGGCGGAGACTTTCCAAAGGAGGAAATCCAAAAGCTTGAAGATAGAGGCGTTCAATTTGAAGGAGTAGAAGTAGTAGAAGATGGCAAAAGCTTCTTCTGGAGTGGACGTTACCATATGGACATGAATACTCGTGATACATTAGTTACTGAGTTAAATGTATTAGAGCAGTTTAATCCGCAGATACCTGATAGTTATCAGGATAGTGAGTTCTTGTTTTTAGGAAACTTAACGCCTGATGTGCAAATGCAGGTGATAGATCAAATGAAAGAGCGTCCTAAGCTTGTAGTAATGGATACGATGAACTTTTGGATGGATATTGCACTTGATGGCCTTAAAGCTGTTTTGAAGAAAGTAGATGTATTGATGGTCAACGATAGTGAAGCTCGTCAACTTAGTGGAGAGTATTCACTAGTAAAAGCAGCTCAGAAGATTCATGAAATGGGTCCTAAGTTTGTTATCATAAAGAAAGGTGAGCACGGTGCATTATTATTCAATGATAAGAATGTATTCTTCGCGCCAGCACTACCACTAGAAGATGTTTTTGACCCAACTGGAGCAGGTGATACTTTTGCTGGAGGTTTTATGGGGCATATCGCAGCTACCAAAGATGTTTCCTTCGAAAATATGAAGACTGCTATTATTGTAGGTTCGGCATTAGCATCTTTCTGTGTAGAGAAATTTGGCCCTAATCGTTTGCAAGAGCTTAATAGCAGCGATATTCAAGCTCGTATAAATGAATTTGTAGACTTGGTGAACTTTGATATAGTTGTATCATAA
- a CDS encoding nucleotidyltransferase family protein encodes MKMCLFYLRVKPFGYFRGMKAMLFAAGLGTRLKPFTDKHPKALAEVNGKTLLEHNIRYLQKYGITDVVVNVHHFADQIEKAIANNNGWGSNITVSDERGEVLETGGGLQKAATHFIGEDVFIVMNVDVLTNLDLAKMIAAHNIGSSIATLAVMQRESSRHLLFNKDMRLCGWQNNKTGEQKIVHNELELKGFAFSGVHVLSPEILDMPFEGKFSIIDIYLHFAKTDILQGYDHTGDIFLDVGKPESLKKAEELFSK; translated from the coding sequence ATGAAAATGTGTTTGTTTTACCTTAGGGTGAAGCCTTTTGGCTATTTTAGAGGCATGAAAGCAATGCTGTTTGCGGCTGGGCTAGGCACCAGACTAAAACCTTTTACGGATAAGCATCCCAAAGCCTTGGCCGAGGTTAATGGAAAAACACTTTTGGAACATAATATTCGTTATCTCCAGAAATACGGTATAACAGATGTGGTTGTTAATGTACACCACTTTGCTGACCAAATAGAAAAGGCCATTGCCAATAATAATGGCTGGGGCAGCAATATTACCGTAAGCGACGAGCGAGGTGAAGTATTAGAGACTGGAGGCGGCTTACAAAAAGCTGCAACGCATTTCATTGGGGAAGATGTATTTATAGTTATGAATGTAGATGTACTTACCAACCTTGACTTAGCGAAGATGATAGCTGCTCATAATATAGGCAGTAGCATAGCCACATTGGCAGTAATGCAACGTGAATCTTCTCGTCATCTGCTCTTTAATAAGGACATGAGGTTATGTGGCTGGCAAAATAATAAAACAGGCGAACAGAAAATAGTACATAATGAACTCGAGCTAAAAGGGTTTGCATTCAGTGGTGTACACGTACTATCTCCTGAAATATTGGATATGCCTTTTGAAGGCAAATTCTCTATTATAGACATATATCTTCATTTTGCAAAAACAGATATCCTACAAGGTTATGATCATACAGGAGATATTTTTCTAGATGTTGGCAAACCTGAAAGCTTAAAGAAAGCAGAAGAATTATTTAGTAAATAA